Genomic window ([Chlorobium] sp. 445):
AGCAACTTTTGCCGACCATTGTCTCACGCTGTCAGCCTGTGCGTTTTCCTGCACTTTCTGCCACTGACATGGCAGAGCGACTGCGTTCATCAGGTGCATCACCTGCGCAACTGGCTTTTGCATCAAGTTTTGCGCGTGGAAATTTTTACAAAGCACAGAATTTGCTTACAGAACCTACCGAACAGCAATTGCGTAATACAGCGCTTGACTGGTTGCGTGCGATACTTGGCTCGGGTAGGGAACTTGATATGATTCGACAAATTGAGGCTTTAGCCAAGAAAGATGCATCAAGAGATGAACAAGTCCGGGTGCTTTCAGATTTGCTTTTGATTTTTCAAGATGCACAACGCTACCGCATGGTTGGTGCCGAGACAGAGTTTATCAACAGCGATATTGCAGAGACTATTGCAAAGTTTTCGCGGGCGTTTCCAAACGCAGATTTTGATGCTGCAGCAGCGGCTGTTGAGGATGCTCTCTATCAGCTTGCTCGCAACGCCAATGTACTGCTTGTTTTCACGGCACTCTCGATTCGCCTAAAAGCCTTGCTTAACGGACTTTCTGAGCCTGTATAAGCCATCGCAATCTGTTAGCAAAGACATCATAAGTGCAAAAAAATTTTAATAACACCAACTCGCCTTGACGATGCGCCCTGTTGAGTTTTCGGAATTTACTTTGCCAAACGGCTTACACTGCATTGTGCATGAGAATCATACCACGCCTATTGTCGCTGTTGATTTGTGGTATCATGTTGGCTCAAAAAATGAGCGGCCAGACCGCACTGGATTTGCACATCTTTTCGAGCATCTGATGTTCCAAGGCTCACGCCATGTTGGCAAGACCGAGCATTTTGCTTACATCCAACGTGCTGGCGGCACACTTAACGGTACCACCAACGAAGACCGTACGAATTACTTTGAGATTCTGCCCTCTAATCAACTCGAGCTTGCACTGTGGTTAGAATCTGACAGGATGATGAGCCTTGACCTGAGTGCAGAGAATTTCGAAAACCAGCGACAAGTGGTCAAAGAAGAACGGCGCATGCGCTACGACAATGCGCCCTATGGCACGGTCTATGAACAGCTGCATGAGCGCGCATACTTTCAGCATCCTTATCGCTGGACGACCATTGGCTCTATGGCACACTTAGATGCTGCCACACTTGAAGAGGCAAAAGAGTTTTTCAACACATACTACGTGCCCAACAATGCGACGCTTGTCTTAGCTGGTGATGTTACTGCAGATGAAGCTGAGGCACTGGTCACACGCTACTTCGGCGATATTCCACGTGGCAAAGATATTGTCCGTCCATCCGATTTTGACTTACCCTTGACGCAAGAAGTGCGCGATACGATTTACGACAATGTACAACTTGCGGGGCTTTTCATTGCCTATCGCATCTGCGATGTAAAAAATCCTGATGCTGATGTGCTTGGCGTAATTAGTCGCGTGCTTGCCGATGGGCGCAGCTCACGGCTCTATCGCAACTTGGTTCACACCAAACAGCTGGCGCAATCCGTGAGTGCCCTTGCTGCGCCCGGAGAGCATCCTGGTCTTTTTTCATCAATGCGATTGCCGCACAAGGAACTTCGCTTTCAGAGTTGGAGCGCGAAATTGATGCTGAACTCCAGCGCCTTGTCAATGGCGAGCTTTCAGAAGAGGAATTGCAGAAAGCCAAGAATGGCTACGAAATGGGTTTGTTAAAGAGTTTTTCTGCAGTGCGAAGCATTGCCGATAAC
Coding sequences:
- a CDS encoding peptidase M16, which codes for MRPVEFSEFTLPNGLHCIVHENHTTPIVAVDLWYHVGSKNERPDRTGFAHLFEHLMFQGSRHVGKTEHFAYIQRAGGTLNGTTNEDRTNYFEILPSNQLELALWLESDRMMSLDLSAENFENQRQVVKEERRMRYDNAPYGTVYEQLHERAYFQHPYRWTTIGSMAHLDAATLEEAKEFFNTYYVPNNATLVLAGDVTADEAEALVTRYFGDIPRGKDIVRPSDFDLPLTQEVRDTIYDNVQLAGLFIAYRICDVKNPDADVLGVISRVLADGRSSRLYRNLVHTKQLAQSVSALAAPGEHPGLFSSMRLPHKELRFQSWSAKLMLNSSALSMASFQKRNCRKPRMATKWVC